From a single Anoplolepis gracilipes chromosome 3, ASM4749672v1, whole genome shotgun sequence genomic region:
- the LOC140664140 gene encoding uncharacterized protein: MARSMAPLYDGLDHYKKKMFELQEKLRRSEEERIRLEERFEMLIRESYNRHDACINRLRMRYIQYLDEQRSRDERNHKLLVALDKVTNKLALISAKKDRLNILRKQYEAYLLRIYASRRQPDSVTGDSGIASQNEDKYKKHDIKKIITSDIASAKTRSVSSPRVHPSAQSNQPMSTSTSKLHNQTAVNGTSLNNSPILPTMSLGALLGADYHQPCIPSEPHVYLSPVGQSSEQFTQASAVSSPNTRQHPRPISSYDRSVSHSLQDVTNFRALHTKTPVLPMTSLDQIQLDAVPVQAATTGLLTSVQFPTGNAARYETLRDESIPRRFDPLTVFQCQDTNLSMLSSPQSRIREYDPSDVAGPTLMTAKSSTYRVDPNISDVNQVGPLPGYMDYIATSPQKSEDEGSIRSLTSDDVDDLIKRNQNLLWRNLDNGKTPYRSPIDVLGLYNANLDENGRSTTILENELDRYIGKIRKLHREHGIPTLEEQDHEQNTSSDLLNVSLLEDAMELPVEDRARKKRVSEEMDRILALASDLASNRTTGLMEVARDTIDQSGNDNLPAKVIPRDDIRHREATIDDTLQFEGKHESEGREVTAKNKIREDIATHSTELEQTRRNSEIAKESWNNADDLAKSRECDRKVSATKKDDTHEKIAAFSNNTSQIDDRKDALEKKQSDLVTGEESNIEDLFDVVEELTPWDLASVQKKVRELHLSDPDEDPAVKRDTEETENKIVDEITSESHVSSTFIDQSGANNEAENAHLPQDTHPHAEMESKKLDASESYETRPSVEDAKNATSQILNQPKADESKIVSQELNEELDSQENNDKKQDNDETTKSRIDDRPENIIKDNEYSVEQEYVEDSNQEQQYQQDSNEQYYDQGMPYEGVNNEEYERYAAQGYVQEGQEYVEYVDGQYEQYSADPNNPQYQHDPNAQYEQDPNQGYDYNYDPNQGYGDDPNQQYDPNQGYGDSSGNQAYDYTEQVSYDPNQVYDNTYEQEYKEEQHNPDDNVVVENREEEEPITEETSQRQADPEHKSSRDEDEPQQVDAVNGKKKKDVIKSLLDSDTDTTIEKNISNTESDFDFN; encoded by the exons ATGGCCCGTAGCATGGCACCGCTTTACGATGGCCTTGATCATTACAAGAAGAAAATGTTTGAACTTCAAGAGAAACTGCGAAGGAG cgaGGAGGAGAGAATACGATTGGAGGAGCGATTCGAGATGCTCATACGAGAATCTTATAACAG ACACGATGCTTGTATAAATCGGTTACGCATGagatacatacaatatttagATGAACAACGTTCGAGAGATGAGAGGAATCACAAGCTTCTCGTAGCACTGGACAAAGTCACGAATAAACTCGCATTGATAAGCGCGAAAAAAGACAGACTAAATATTCTCAGA AAACAGTATGAAGCTTATCTGCTTCGCATTTATGCCAGTCGTCGACAACCTGATAGCGTCACCGGAGACAGCGGTATCGCCAGTCAAAATGAGGATAAATACAAGAAACATgacataaagaaaattatcacgTCTGATATAGCATCCGCGAAAACGAGAAGCGTTTCGTCACCGCGAGTGCATCCATCTGCTCAATCGAATCAACCGATGTCTACCTCCACATCCAAGTTGCATAATCAAACTGCTGTAAACGGtacttcattaaataattctccGATCTTGCCAACTATGTCACTAGGTGCACTCCTTGGTGCCGATTATCATCAGCCGTGCATTCCATCCGAACCACACGTTTATCTCTCACCAGTCGGTCAATCAAGCGAACAGTTTACTCAAGCGTCAGCAGTTTCTTCGCCAAACACTCGTCAGCATCCACGACCGATTTCTAGTTATGACAGGAGCGTATCTCATAGTCTTCAAGATGTCACCAACTTTCGTGCTTTGCACACGAAAACGCCAGTTTTGCCGATGACATCCTTGGATCAGATTCAACTCGATGCTGTTCCTGTACAAGCTGCAACAACTGGTCTCTTGACGAGTGTGCAATTTCCTACTGGAAATGCAGCGCGATACGAGACCTTGCGGGACGAATCTATTCCACGACGATTCGATCCCTTGACCGTGTTTCAATGTCAGGATACTAATTTATCTATGTTATCTAGTCCGCAATCGCGAATAAGAGAATATGATCCGTCCGATGTTGCAGGACCCACTTTAATGACCGCGAAGTCGAGTACATATCGAGTGGATCCCAATATAAGTGACGTTAATCAAGTCGGTCCGTTGCCAGGATATATGGACTATATTGCGACGAGTCCGCAAAAGTCCGAGGACGAAGGATCCATCCGTTCCCTCACCAGCGACGACGTGGACGATCTAATAAAGCGTAATCAGAATTTATTGTGGAGAAACTTGGATAATGGTAAGACTCCATACAGATCGCCGATTGACGTTTTAGGATTGTATAACGCTAATCTGGATGAGAATGGCAGATCGACGACGATACTGGAAAATGAACTGGACCGATACATTGGCAAAATCCGAAAACTCCATCGGGAGCACGGTATACCGACCTTGGAGGAACAGGACCATGAACAGAATACTAGCAGTGATCTGTTGAACGTCTCTCTGTTAGAGGATGCTATGGAGCTTCCGGTCGAGGATAGAGCGAGGAAAAAGCGAGTGTCTGAGGAGATGGACAGAATCTTGGCATTGGCAAGCGATCTTGCGTCCAACAGGACAACTGGATTGATGGAAGTTGCGCGTGATACAATCGACCAAAGTGGCAACGACAACTTACCCGCCAAAGTAATACCCAGGGACGATATTAGACATCGTGAAGCGACGATAGACGACACATTGCAGTTTGAAGGAAAACACGAGTCTGAAGGACGCGAGGTCACGGCAAAGAACAAAATTAGAGAGGACATTGCGACACATTCAACGGAATTAGAACAAACGCGTAGAAACTCGGAGATTGCGAAAGAGAGCTGGAATAATGCGGACGATTTAGCCAAATCACGAGAGTGCGATCGGAAAGTATCTGCTACCAAGAAAGACGACACACACGAAAAAATAGCCGCGTTCTCGAATAACACATCACAGATCGATGATCGGAAAGATGCATTGGAGAAGAAACAGTCGGATCTTGTTACTGGTGAAGAATCGAATATCGAAGATCTGTTCGACGTTGTCGAAGAATTGACGCCGTGGGATCTTGCAAGCGTGCAAAAAAAAGTTCGAGAATTACATTTGAGTGATCCTGATGAAGATCCAGCGGTGAAAAGGGATACCGAAGAGACGGAGAACAAAATTGTCGATGAAATTACGAGCGAATCGCATGTTTCGTCAACATTTATCGATCAAAGCGGCGCGAATAATGAAGCGGAAAATGCACATCTTCCGCAAGATACGCATCCTCATGCAGAGATGGAGTCGAAAAAGTTGGATGCGAGCGAATCTTACGAAACGCGTCCCTCTGTCGAGGATGCTAAAAACGCGACCTCTCAAATTTTGAATCAACCTAAAGCCGACGAGTCCAAGATCGTATCTCAGGAACTAAACGAGGAACTTGATTCACAGgaaaataatgataagaaGCAGGATAACGATGAGACGACGAAATCTCGAATCGATGATCGCCccgagaatataataaaagataacgaATACAGTGTCGAGCAAGAATACGTCGAGGATTCGAACCAAGAGCAACAATATCAACAAGATTCAAATGAACAATATTATGACCAAGGTATGCCATACGAGGGAGTTAATAACGAAGAGTATGAGAGATACGCCGCTCAAGGATACGTTCAAGAAGGACAAGAATATGTTGAGTATGTAGATGGTCAGTATGAGCAATATTCTGCAGATCCCAATAATCCACAATATCAACACGACCCTAACGCGCAATACGAGCAGGATCCGAATCAAGGATACGATTACAATTACGACCCCAATCAAGGATACGGAGATGATCCTAACCAGCAATATGACCCCAATCAAGGATACGGGGACAGTTCTGGTAATCAGGCATACGATTACACGGAGCAAGTTTCTTACGATCCTAACCAGGTATACGATAATACATACGAGCAGGAGTATAAGGAAGAACAGCACAATCCTGATGATAATGTCGTCGTCGAAAATCGTGAGGAAGAAGAACCGATAACGGAAGAAACCTCGCAGAGACAGGCAGATCCGGAACACAAATCAAGCAGAGATGAAGATGAACCGCAGCAAGTAGACGCTGTTAAcgggaagaagaaaaaggatgTGATTAAATCCTTGCTGGATTCTGATACAGATACGAcgattgagaaaaatatttcgaatacgGAGAgtgattttgattttaattaa
- the LOC140664146 gene encoding peroxynitrite isomerase THAP4-like, translated as MNMKILPLHELLHVLAWLEGIWVTEEPAVGIFPTIKSFNYYDEINITSLGQPLFNYIAQSWHPEMGIPMHRETGFLQILPGTNKIVLSLIDNIGLFTVEQGELMNDTKTIDLKSTNILATDASIPNFPTLTETRRVFKVEGDSLELIFYMATSKTPELTEHLRAKYKKVA; from the exons atgaatatgaaaatattaccgTTGCATGAGTTGTTACATGTGCTAGCCTGGCTGGAGGGCATATGGGTAACGGAAGAGCCCGCAGTTGGTATATTTCCGACCATCAAGTCATTCAATTATtatgatgaaataaatatcacgTCCCTAGGGCAACCGCTATTCAATTACATTGCACAGAGTTGGCATCCGGAAATGGGGATACCGATGCATCGAGAGACCGGCTTCCTGCAGATTTTACCGGGGACAAACAAGATAGTCCTAAGTTTGATTGATAATATAGGTCTGTTCACAGTCGAGCAGGGTGAGCTGATGAATGATACCAAAACCATTGATTTAAAAAGCACCAATATATTGGCCACAGATGCATCAATACCGAATTTTCCAACTTTAACGGAG ACGCGTCGAGTGTTTAAAGTTGAGGGTGACAGTttggaattaattttctacatGGCAACATCAAAAACGCCAGAACTGACGGAACATTTGCGTGCGAAGTACAAGAAGGTTGCATAG